In Candidatus Methylomirabilota bacterium, the DNA window GCCCGGGCGCCCACTTCGTCGAGCTCGGGGGCGACGGCGAAGCCATGACGGGGCGACAGGGGCTGCCACTCCAGCGTGAGCAGGCGGTGGCGCTGCAGATCCCGGAACGCGCCGTAGTCGCCCAGCACGTCGAAGCGGTACGAGGTGCGCTCGAAGGCGCGGCCCGGCTTGTGTCGGCGGTTCTCCCGCGTCCCCACGTAGGCCTCGAGCACACGCGCGCGCTCCCCGGGCCCGAGCTTGCGCGCGAGGGCGAGCAGCTGATCGTCCGGGAGACCGGAGGCGGAGTACAGGGCGGCCGCCACCACCTTCACCTCGCCCTCGGGGTCCCAGTCGGTCAGCGTGACCTCGGGCCGGGGCTCGGGCTCGACGCCGGCGAGGAGGTCGGCGGCCACCGCGCGCGTGGCCGCCGCGGTGTCGGCGAGATAGCGCGACCACACGCCGCCGCGCTCGGGCCGATCGAGGCGCGTGAGGAAGGCGGGAATCACCTTTCGCAGCTCGGCGAGCATCAGCGCCGCATGGTCCTGGACTTCCCGGAGAGGGTGCGCGCGCATGCGGAGCAGCAGGGCTTCGTAGCCCTGCGCGGTGCCGAAGATCCCGACGTTGGATCGGGTCGCGGCGGGAAGCAGGCCCCGCAGGCTGTCGAGCGCCTTCGCGCGCACCGTCATCTTCCAGGGCCCTTCGGGCTGGCCGGGCTCGCGCGGGACCCGCCCGCTCCAGTAGTCCTGGAGAACGGGAATCCAGCGCGCGTAGCTCTCGAAGGCGCGGTCGAGGGACTCGACGTAGCGCGCGCGGAGCGGGTGGCCGTCCAGCTCCGCGGGCACGTGATACTTCCACTGTCCGCCCGGGCGATCGGTATACGGCACGTAGCGGGTCGACTGCTCGAGGTAGGCCATCAAGCGGCCCCATTCGAGCACCTTGGTGAGGAGGTTCGACGCGCCCTCGCAGGCCAGGTGCACGCCGCCGAGCTGGGCCACGGAGTCATCACCGTAGTCGGACAGCACGCGATCGTAGAGCGCGTCCGCACGGGTCGTGCCCACGGTGCCGGCGGGCGCGCCCGCGCTCGCGCTCTCGCGGAACTCGTCGAGGAAGAGCCGCCGTAGCGACTTGGCCGAGCGTGAGTAGCGC includes these proteins:
- a CDS encoding FAD-dependent thymidylate synthase — translated: METFTADERAALAPHFTNLDGPVFALVNLPEVVKGALFARYSRSAKSLRRLFLDEFRESASAGAPAGTVGTTRADALYDRVLSDYGDDSVAQLGGVHLACEGASNLLTKVLEWGRLMAYLEQSTRYVPYTDRPGGQWKYHVPAELDGHPLRARYVESLDRAFESYARWIPVLQDYWSGRVPREPGQPEGPWKMTVRAKALDSLRGLLPAATRSNVGIFGTAQGYEALLLRMRAHPLREVQDHAALMLAELRKVIPAFLTRLDRPERGGVWSRYLADTAAATRAVAADLLAGVEPEPRPEVTLTDWDPEGEVKVVAAALYSASGLPDDQLLALARKLGPGERARVLEAYVGTRENRRHKPGRAFERTSYRFDVLGDYGAFRDLQRHRLLTLEWQPLSPRHGFAVAPELDEVGARADWLRVMEDSASLHGALVDAGLAVSAPYAVAMAYRVRYYMEMNAREAMHMLELRTAPQGHPAYRRVCQGMHRLIAEQAGHRALAAAMRHVDHSGAETGRLAAERASDARRRSAS